A genomic region of Paroedura picta isolate Pp20150507F chromosome 4, Ppicta_v3.0, whole genome shotgun sequence contains the following coding sequences:
- the LOC143835533 gene encoding uncharacterized protein LOC143835533, translated as MIRCTLHLPPPFCSATSESNMESSSQASSVPATGRGPTWRDAEIRDLIGIFSEEKIQDAFQSSHRNREVFEQVAIKMRALGHNRTGLECRSKTKTMRAEYMRAVNHNKGSGNEKVTCPYFEEQRQLYGDGEGSGRPKRVGRSLKVVRKPAAPVEEPPAEEDPGEGTSSSFRPPPPVQQRAAESVTLDLIAIAPGEQEEAPEQTPLASETQLPGTGPLESPAAPDVDSDSGASTNIDFIPGTQEEEQPGVLGPPARRRRIQIQDEVLSDEEEEPPLPPGSPPPRGALPAEERLTRERGRLRRVSVLTSVGERLLEHCYEESRRAAAADQAMLTLIAQEGRKLRAVLRETNQILREGVEEVRLIRRLMERAVAVMERAYPPQIAPPPPPTPTPPLPAPTPPTPSQNASTQTRRRTILGKRKIKPADKYSPS; from the exons atgatccgttgcaccctgcacctcccaccaccattttgctcagctactagcgaaagcaacatggaatcgtcttctcaagcctcgtccgtccctgcaaccggccgtggccctacttggagggacgcggagatcagggacctgatcgggattttctcggaggagaaaatccaggacgcgttccagtcctcccacaggaatagggaggtttttgaacaagtggctattaagatgcgcgccctgggccacaacaggaccggccttgaatgccggtcgaagaccaagacaatgagggcagagtacatgcgtgccgtgaaccataataagggttccggcaacgaaaaggttacctgcccctacttcgaggagcagcgccagctgtacggggacggggaaggatccggcaggccgaagcgcgtcggccggagccttaaggtggttcggaagccggctgccccggtcgaggaaccacccgctgaggaggatcccggcgagggaacctcgtccagctttcgccctccaccccccgtccagcaacgagccgcggaatcggtaacgctggacctgatcgccatcgctcctggggagcaagaggaggctcctgagcaaacgccccttgcctccg agacacagttgccagggacggggcccctagagtctccagcagcacctgacgtggatagtgattcgggggcatcaactaacattg atttcatacccggaacacaggaggaggaacagcctggggtgcttggacctcctgcccggcgcaggcggatacagattcaagatg aggttctttcagatgaggaggaggaaccacccctgcctccaggcagcccaccacctagaggtgcgctcccagcagaggagaggcttacgagggaacgcggcaggctgaggcgcgtctcagtcttgacaagcgtgggagagaggctccttgagcactgctatgaggagtcacggcgtgccgcggccgctgaccaagccatgctcacactcattgcccaggaggggagaaaattgagggcagtccttagagagacaaaccaaatcctacgcgaaggcgtggaggaggtgcgactgataaggagactcatggagagggcagtagcggtcatggaaagggcctaccctccacaaatcgcccccccaccaccacccacaccaacaccaccacttccagcacccaccccaccaactccctctcagaatgcctccacccaaacaagaaggaggactattctcggaaagagaaaaattaaaccagcagacaagtactccccctcctag